accactactccagagtctgctaaatcttccttaaggtcttttgcagtcaaacaggggttttaaTTTGCCTTTCTTGCAATCCTACGAGCAGTTCTTTcggaaagttttcttggtcttccagacctcagcTTGACCTCCActgttcctgttaactgccatttcttaattacattacgagcTGAGGAAACGGCTACATGAAAACACTTTGCCATCTTCTTATAGCCTtatcctgctttgtgggcatcagttattttaattttcagagtgctaggcagctgcttagaggaccCCATGGCTgttgattgttgggacaaggtttgaggagtcagagtatttataaagctttgaaatttgcatcacctggccttttcaaacgatgattgtgaacaagccatagccctaaccagctaattaaggtctgagaccttggtaaaagttatcagAGAGCACAAGTCtattggggtgcccaaacttttgcatggtgctcctttcctttttttcaatgtaaaattgtacaaaacaaaaataatacactaatcttGCTTAcaattttgaaaataatgtttcatctttaactttatgccttttggagatcagttcatcttctactcatcTATTAACaataacagaaattttgaccaggggtgcctaaaattttgcatgccactgtatgttTTGGAAATGTAGCACTATGAAAACAAGGCTACAcaatatttagcattttaaattggaAAAGAGAATGAACTGAAACTAAATCCCTCAAATTTTTTTAGGGGAAATCACAAAGTGGAAGAGGCCTGTGAGATGTATGCCAGAGCAGCCAACATGTTCAAAATGGCCAAAAACTGGAGTGGTGGGTGCTTCTTAGAAAGTAAACGTAATACGTAAATAAAGAAGcataaaattgcattttatatatatatatatatatatatatatatatatatatatatatatatatatttttttttttttttttcaattgctaCTACATTTTGATATAAATATAGGGcctacatgtttatttatttatcatacatGAGCTGTGTGAATTATAAATATGTGTGAGGGATTTGTTACTGAAAGACATTACAAAGTGTCACCTTGCATATTGTACTAAAGAAGTTTGTGTTTGTATCTAGCTGCAGGGAATGCATTCTGTCAAGCGGCCAGACTTCACATGCAGCTACAGAATAAACACGATTCGGCCACAAGCTACATCGATGCCGGAAACGCTTTCAAGAAGGCCGATCCACAGGGTGAGGACCCAGATTATAACTCCTAACTTCAAACCAATCACACAGCTGGATTTTCTTTGACTGAACGTAGATTCATCCCAAGACTGTCATGTACTATGTTAGGTCACATAGAGTAGGTCTTTTTAGAATTTCTTATAGGAAAAAACAGAATGGATCTCATTTTATAGATTGTTTACCTGTTATTCTGTGTCAGTTACAGCAAAGGCATTATTGTGTAGCAAAACTATAAATATCCTCTGACTCTTGGTCATGTGACACGAGGGCTTAGTCTATGCTGCATTGCACCTCAAATTGAGATGGTTTAGCTGAGGTCAGTTAGCTAGAGACTACACTAAAAAGTTACTAATAATCCCTTTGACCActcaaaaaaatgcatgtttgttatatatatatatgtatattataaccCTTAAACTCTTTTTCTTACCATCACATCTGTCTAACTTTTCCCTTCTACTTCTCTTTAATGCTGCGAATAGAGGCTATCAAGTGCTTAAATGCAGCCATTGATATTTACACAGACATGGTAAGTAGTGGTCgatcgatatgggtttttcaatggccaatacCGATATCTAGCGAGCAGGATGGCCGgtataaatgcagataaacataatacaatttaccaACCgtaaatcagatgtacacaacatttcttaagtgaaacaaacacttattttatgcaatatttagtcaaatttgcttaaacttgaaaataaaaaatcttgaaaacagaaattgttgacaatccattgacaaatctattggtagattttggaactgacacaaggacAAATGAACATTTCTCCTAATTGGCCAAGTAAACACTGTTATCGCAAAATGGAAAATGTCGGCCGAATCGACCTggtcgatatatcggtctattacTAATGGTAAGATGGACACATATGGGAATTCACTTTAAGTGCTGTTTTTGTACCAGTCATTACCAACAGTGCACATAATGTTCAGCCATTTCTATACTGTTTAACACAGTTGGGTTTTAAGATTTGGAGCGCTCTGGGAATCCAACCTGCCATTATAGCAGAAACTCACAGCAGTCAATTTAACAGAACTCACTAAAGCCCTTAACTGCACTATAATGAGACACCACAACTAGGGAGAAATTTCGTAAACTTCCCCTGATACCACAAAATCtgcatccaaaattcgaatggtAGACATTCGAATAGACTCACTGCTTCATGTGTGATAGGTActgaattaaatattaattggACTGTTTTATAATGTTCTTCTTTTTTGTCCTCAGGGGAGATTCACCATCGCAGCCAAGCATCATATCACAATCGCAGAGGTGTATGAGTCAGAGCTTGTGGACATTGAGAAGGTACAGCGCACGTTGACTTCTCTTCCAGCATTGCAGAGAAATTCCACAATGGTGGCTGTTTTAGCATCTTGGAACATGCCGTTTTCTATAATGATTTTAGAACCTAGAGTAGCAAAAAGTTGTTACAACTGTGACTGTAACAAATTATACCAATTATTTTGTTATCCTGTGATATCATTCTCTGTTATATTTTGTATTGGAAAGGTAAAATTATAACTTTGTTTGGAGTGATATTCTCTCTTCAGTACTTAGTTTAACATTTTAATTCtgacattcattttttatttttacttattatttattattattaaaaacatttttttattcctAAACCAAGACCAGAATTGTCAGTTGTAACTCCTCCGAATGCTTTCAAGCTATGTTCACCAattttggcacagaccttcagactgttctggaataatgtactatgacttttctaactgatccgaCCAATGGTTTTCGCACAGCAGATAATCAGATCTCATAGACTTATGATGCATTCACTCCATGTCAGAATTTAACCGTAATTACTAGATTTTGACTTGTAAAAACTGTTCACGTCTTGGTAGAACTTGTAATTTACAAGTTGTAaaatttcagacaaggctttgtaaagcaaccaacatcaaagtttatcttgacaaactttacccatCTCAGATTTAATTGTTGAATTTACATTGATTTGAAATAATTCAGCTGATTTTAGAGGCTGTTTAGCCAGTTTGTGGTCTTGCCCTCCTAGAGGTTTAACAGAACAGTATTCTGTCACTGGTTAAGATTATTCTGTGTTTGGTTGTCCAAAGGCGATTGCACATTACGAACAAGCTGCCGACTATTATAGAGGAGAGGAATCAAACAGGTAAGCctgctcagcagaagaaaaaaatatgtttttaacatTGTTTAACCTTCTGCTAACAGGCTTTTTGACATGCTATGTTTGCTTAATTTACAGCTCTGCAAACAAATGTCTGTTAAAGGTGGCTTCATACAGCGCTCAGTTAGAACAGTACCAGAAGGCAATAGAGATTTATGAGCAGGTATGCCATCTGTTGGTCTCCTGCagattttaaaatatgtgttcAATATAACTCGCTCACTAACGCTAGGTTACTTaggaatgtgtgtttgtgattgaaAACAGGTTGGAACCAACACCATGGACAATCCACTACTGAAATACAGTGCCAAAGAGTACTTCTTCAAAGCTTCCTTGTGTCACTTTATCGTGGATGAGCTAAATGCAAAGGTCAGTTTGCAATTGGGGGAAGTGGTTGATACGGAGATTGCTGCAGATGGCATTTGtaacttgttttctttctgtTGTAGCTCGCTGTTGGAAAGTATGAGGAGATGTTTCCAGCCTTCTCAGACTCAAGAGAGTGCAAACTCTTGAAGGTTTGTGATTCTCAAGCCTTGTGACTTACACAACCACATTTAATAGCTAAGCAATAAGGTCCTTTAATTCTTTAACAGTAGCTAAGTAAACAGGTGTTTCACATCATAGCTTTTACTATATCATGTATTTTATCATGACTGGAATGCTGTGTTAGCATCCAGAACCGGCACTATCCATCTTTGGCCACGTATACACtataacattttagtttgaaaacgcattgatttaaCAAGGTTTATGCCTCGCATCCATACAGGAATTATTTAAATGATACTTTATCATAGTTATAAtgaactgtatgcttgttatggtTTCAATGCTGATAAATACACCAAACAGGAAAAAATTATTGCttttttcgcttattttggtgtggcaagtggcttattttgggcttgtttttccagaccaggttgcttgtttctcttgcaagatctggcaacactgcaattggtatttcacccaccctttagtgcagagtactgtcattttaaaaagaatgttattaatcgttcttttattttgttctaaccggaaCATTAGaacatttggaaaggaggctgtggaacttctaAAATGGAAcgaaaaaataaagtttatgttcagaatgaaccgaaatgaaaaacatttcgtttttagtctcTGATTAGAATgggctcttctggaagtagaagaccttgtaatatcGTTTCCAAATTAGCCACCTTCATATTGTGAGGCACATTTTCTTCTGAATTTTgtctgtgaaatctttgctgattttaataaagtaaaagtaataataacatttatattgttactgatatttcaaaatgagtatttctGAATTAGAGCAACTTGTGCTTGCTTGAGATTTTGCACAGTATTTTATAGAATAATCACATTTAAATGCGTGTATCAGATATGAtgcaacaggcttttgaggtatatctctcagttattattacattccattcattgcccaccacaataaaaaaacaaagagctttgaaaatacagaaatatagtttttataagatatatttaaagtggcaactgatatttatatgcatttttatCATAAAGATCTCATTGTTTTACATTTCAAGCTATTATTATATCATCCTACTATTACTTCTTGAGAccaggccaaaaaaataaaataaaaaaatgcataaaaaaaacataataattttattttttaaattaagatatttgatgtgctgaattgtaatgtcGTAGATTTCTATAGACcaaaggagaggaagttgtcatggtgaATCTCCCAAACATGTATTGCTCTATACTTAAAAGAGGGTTtgtcctcacagaaacttctAGAAGCCCATGAAGAACAGAATGCAGAGGCTTTCACAGAAGCAGTAAGTACATATTTTGtgttattaatgtaaaaaaaattaaaaaaaataaataaaaaaacgtcgtttgaaattgtatttatttggaATTAACCATTCCACATCTACTGAATGCTCAATATAATGCAGTTATTCTGTCCATCTGTTAGGTAAAGGAGTTTGATTCCATCTCGCGCTTGGACCAGTGGCTGACCACCATGCTTCTGCGGATCAAGAAGACCATTCAGGGGGACGAGGGCGACCTGAAATGATTTGGACAGTGGGGAGACCACCCACTGCATGGCACCCTTTTCCCCACACTTTCATTTCACAGCAGTTTTGTGCAATGGCCAAGTCCAGGTCTCCAAAGACAGTTTGTCAAAATGTATTGCGGCAACATTTCCAGACAATATATAAGCCTGTACTCTGTTGATATCCAGTTACTATATAATATAACACATATCAGTATTTAGCACTCCAGTTCTAAGACCTGTTCTCGTTCGGAACCTTGAAACCTTAGTTTCCCTGTCGCTTTAGGAGGGTGTTTCTGGAAACACAGAGTGAACGAGTTCAGGAGAGTGAATTACAAGAATAGTCATTGGTTTCTTTTGCAACAGCCACTGAATTGCAATGTGCTAGAGCTGCATGAGATGTACAGATGTAATTATTGAGTCAGCGCAGcagaattaaatatattatttttacatagaAGTTTGTTATTTTTATCTGTGCAATTTTATCATTTGATTTGTTAGTTGGCTTACAGTTGTTGGCATGTAGGCCTCAAAATGCAGTCGTCTACAATGGGAATTGAACATGTCTCATTTTTATCATTGTTTAATAATGCCAGTTGACAGTTGTGCAGGGATGTGTGCTGGAGAACTTAAATTTCCCAGGTCCAAAATTTTGAAATCTGAATTTAAAGAAatctgaaatgtaatttattaattgtGTCATACTTAAAGCATATACGTatcctaattttatttattttgggacgTTGGTTTcttaaaattgtaattatttaataattctatatttatttatttatttattgtctgaattattgtaaaaaataatttaagtatTTTTACACTATTGAAGGTAAATCACTTTTCCATCTGCACTAAAATTGAGGAGTTTGTAAAAATCCACGTATAACCTTTATTACCTAACATGCTTTATGTATGTGTGGTTTTGTGAATGCATAGCTCATATTCACTCTCCACTCCTGTGGACTTAAGCAGCGCATACCATTCTCTGTGTTTAAGTGTTGTGTGATTGTCTGTATTTTACCATATTCTAGAATTTTTAAGAAGCCATGAAGACTTACCAAACAATGTACTTTCTCACCAAGCAACTTAAGTCTTCGCTGATTGTCTGTGAGAATGCagacaaataaaaatcaatattgaAATGACTAAACGATTTATGTTCTAGAGAGTCCATTATCTTGATTTACACCTAGTTTGGAGTGTTTCCTAATACAAGTATTACCATATTGGTAATAGTTGGGTATGGGATTTAAACAAGCTGTCAGGGTTAAATTTAAGCATGTATCTCATTCCACTCATGCCAATGATGCGTCAAATGTTGTCTTTTGCGTGCTATTAAGTTCCTAAATGACTAGACTTACAAGGCAACTGATAAAACAATCCTACATCGGTTATTCCGATGTAACCGCCATTTTCACTTCAGTTATCGTTTTTAAAATATCGACTCTAGCTGAAAATTGTGCCATCTGCCTGGTTTGTGTAAAGAATAGCACATCAAACGGCAATATACTGTTGTGCGTTCAACAGGAAGCAGTATTCACAGGTAAAAGAAACATTTGTTTGcctagttaatgttaatttggtCACTGTGTGCAGTCAGAGTTAATAAAATTAACTCGTGGAAATCTCCCGATATTACATGAACATATGCAGTTACATTAGCAACTAGAAAACAGTGTACGATCTCCGTGATACTTCGAAGCGTTTTGACTAAGCCCACAAGACAGGAAAATGTGTGGAGAAAAAATACCATTGGCACAACAAATATATGTCTAAAAATGCTTTTGTGTTATGTAAGAACTTGGAAGTATATCGCTGATGTCGAAGTGTGATGTCTGTGAAGGCATTTTGCTGCTGCATCGCACAGTAAAAACGTGGTAAAAATAGCGGCGTGTTAAGTATTTAATAGTTAGAggagaaaaatagaaatatgttGTCTTATGAGACGATAACATGGCATAATGGCTGGACTCCGTGATTGTGGCGATGTATTTAGTTTTCACTTTTCTTAGAATTGATTATTAGTAGTGTaactggtcctactcgacccgatccgagcgggattcgaaccggtgtctccggcatgggaggcgggcgcacaaacgaggaggctaaagggtACAGCTTCTAGCGTCAGTCGcaagtgcgcctcttgaggccaggggagtgaggtttacatactgcacagctacctaccagctggctaccattacactcacccccctaaacctcactcccatccgggtcacggcaacactgtaaccggtcctactcgaccggtgtctccggcatgggaggcgggcacgctaacgaggaggctaatggctacagcctctagcatcagtccctagtgcgcctcttgaggccaggggagtgaggtttatattcTGCACAACTACCTActagctggctaccgttacactcacccccttgaacctcactcccatctgagtCACGGCACCActgctacagcctctagcgtcagtcgctagtgtgcctcatgaggccaggggagtgaggtttacatactgcacagctacctaccagctggctaccgttacagtAGCACCACATTTTCTTCAGGGAATGTTGGCAGTCTAGTGAAATACTggcataaaaaaatgttttaaatgaaaatgatctgAATTCAAAAGACACATTTATTAATCGGTGATTTTAAAGAGAGCTGTTACTGCAAATCATTATACATAGAATACTGAAAAAGAATACTGAATAGCTTAGTGTTGATCTGAAGCATAATTAATGTGAAATAAAATTTAAACAACAAAAAGCAAAGTATTTTCTGGTATATGCGGGTCCTTGTCTATCCTTCAAACAAAACTTGAGCACTACCTCAAAGTTGTATAGTATATTGTACAACAAAAATGAACAGCATTTTTTTAATGTGATCAAAGAATACAATTTGAGTTACATATGATCTACATGTCTTTCTCCAGTTACTGTACCAAATCAAGACTGCCAGGAATCAGACAGTTTAGCATTATTTAACACAGAATAATtaattctttcttttaaaaaaagtaaaacgtATTTACAGCTGATAAAGCAATGCAAACATGATGAATGAATATTTGCAACTGGAAagtgtagaacaaaaatgaagtcCATAGATACGTGAATCAAACTACTCTGTATTCTCTCCTGTTGAGATTTCTATGCTGTTTGAATGATCTACAGTCTGTGCAACCTCTGTGACTTCCTGTTGGGAGTCTGAAACCTGTGTCACCTCTACCATTACACATTCATCAGATGTTGGTAGAGGAACTGGAGCTGGATCCAGAATAGCCTCAGTGGTTTCGGCTTCTGATGTAGCTGCTATCACCGCCGGAGCTAGGATGGCTTCTGAAACATGACTGGAAACGGTAATAGGCACAGAACCGGATATCGACGGAGAAACAGTGATTGAATGTGCAACAGAGATGGGGATGGAAAATGGGACTGTCACAGGCATGCCAACTGCAGATGCGTCCAGAGAGATGACACTGGTACCATCCGCGGTGACTATGGGCTGAAGTTGCGTCCCCGCGGGAACTTCGGTCTGGATGACTGTGAGGCCGCCCAGGGAGGTGTGGCTGACCAGTGCAATGGTTCCAGTCCCCGCCCAGTCTCCAGAAATGGTCACAGGCTCTCCGGACACAGCCACCACTTCTTGGGTTTTCACTGTGTCGCTGTGCCGAGTCTGGGGTTCAGGTACAACACTGACAGTCTTGTCTTTCTTCTGAGAAGCGCCTTTAGGCTTCTTCACTCTATCTTCAACATTTCCCTTCAGAACAACTAGGTAGTTCTTCCATGGAGTTTGTTTATCATGGGTCTGCAGAATAACATGGTTTGATTAAATAAAACAGACTGTAATATCGAAAAGCCTAATCCCTACTAAAAAGACCAACTTAGGGGCCGTGTAGGCGAATCACTTTCTTGCATTAAATAAAAGCTCAACACAGCGCAACGAATGGAACAGAAagctcgagatgtgtttttaggccacatccacactaatgcaTTTTAGTTTGACTACATTGCGACTCTCATCCAGACTAGAactgttttcctccaccgaaaatggagactttcgaaaatgctctctatatctttggaaaactatgacattaggaaactgaaaacaaagttttcaaaCTGAAACGGataagtgtggacatggcctaaaggGGCGGTCACATAAGAcgttgagcatgcaaaattatttcggCACAAGGCTTCTGGCTTTAATAAATAATCACACACAGCAAACaacagtatatttaaaatgttaaaatatacagtctactcactttcctacaacaataaaaacacacagttttgaaatatgtattctttgtattgattCGAGAGGTTAAAGTGtgacgtttcgatcttctattggtcacacagCTTCTTGTTATCCAGATTTGCAGGTCAGAGTTTACCAAATGTGAACTTTCGTCCGCAATGGATTGGGAAATTCCTTTGCATGTGCTTGTGTTTCTTCTGTCCCACATTCaaatataagtgaatggggcatgaagtgtagtgtgaccgcacttttagacatacactaccggtcaaaagttttgaaacacttgaccgaaatgtttctcatgatcttaaaaatcttttgatctgaaggtgtatgcttaaatgtttgaaattagttttgtagacaaaaatatatttgtgccaccatattaatttatttaattataaatctaaaatttaattaaaaaaaaaaaggtttttgaaattgatgacttggaccaaataataaagaaaagcagccaataagtgcccaacatagatgggaactccttcaatactgtttaaaaagcatcccagggtgatacctcaagaagttggttgagaaaatgtcaagagtacatgtctgcaaattctaggcaaagggtgactactttgaagatgctaaaatataacacagttttgatttattttggatttttagtcacaacataattcccatagttccatttatgttattccatagttttgatgactactattattctaaaatgtgaaaaaaaaattataataaagaatgagcaagtgtttcaaaacttttgaccagtagtgtgtcaagtaaaaaaaaaagtaacattttaaaagaagtgtctgaaaacatgctgcgtctgttgttttttttttttactgtaaatttatgtaatattcactgtactactactactactactactactaataataataataaatcaata
The nucleotide sequence above comes from Myxocyprinus asiaticus isolate MX2 ecotype Aquarium Trade chromosome 25, UBuf_Myxa_2, whole genome shotgun sequence. Encoded proteins:
- the LOC127415687 gene encoding beta-soluble NSF attachment protein-like isoform X1; amino-acid sequence: MDNSGKEKEAIQLIAEADKKVKCSGSFLGGMFGGNHKVEEACEMYARAANMFKMAKNWSAAGNAFCQAARLHMQLQNKHDSATSYIDAGNAFKKADPQEAIKCLNAAIDIYTDMGRFTIAAKHHITIAEVYESELVDIEKAIAHYEQAADYYRGEESNSSANKCLLKVASYSAQLEQYQKAIEIYEQVGTNTMDNPLLKYSAKEYFFKASLCHFIVDELNAKLAVGKYEEMFPAFSDSRECKLLKKLLEAHEEQNAEAFTEAVKEFDSISRLDQWLTTMLLRIKKTIQGDEGDLK
- the LOC127415687 gene encoding beta-soluble NSF attachment protein-like isoform X2 — translated: MHSVKRPDFTCSYRINTIRPQATSMPETLSRRPIHRGRFTIAAKHHITIAEVYESELVDIEKAIAHYEQAADYYRGEESNSSANKCLLKVASYSAQLEQYQKAIEIYEQVGTNTMDNPLLKYSAKEYFFKASLCHFIVDELNAKLAVGKYEEMFPAFSDSRECKLLKKLLEAHEEQNAEAFTEAVKEFDSISRLDQWLTTMLLRIKKTIQGDEGDLK